In Desulfoplanes formicivorans, a genomic segment contains:
- a CDS encoding single-stranded DNA-binding protein, with the protein MGKDPEIKYTQSGMAVCNITVATDEGYVKDGQKVDRTEWHQIVLWGKQAEFCQNYLAKGRLVFVEGSLQTRSWEDQQGNKRYRTEIKAFRITPLDPKPQNAGGGGGYVQAPQTGFTQQSMSTPESMQSEDTGPIFPSEVSEMDDTPF; encoded by the coding sequence ATGGGAAAAGATCCTGAGATAAAATACACCCAGTCCGGAATGGCCGTCTGCAATATAACCGTGGCCACGGATGAAGGGTATGTCAAAGATGGTCAGAAGGTCGATCGGACGGAATGGCACCAGATTGTTCTATGGGGAAAACAGGCCGAATTTTGCCAGAATTATCTGGCCAAGGGGCGACTTGTTTTTGTGGAAGGCAGCTTGCAGACCCGCTCGTGGGAAGATCAGCAGGGAAACAAACGCTACAGGACGGAAATCAAGGCTTTTCGCATCACCCCGTTGGATCCCAAGCCTCAAAATGCCGGAGGCGGTGGCGGCTACGTCCAGGCACCTCAAACAGGATTCACGCAACAATCCATGTCCACTCCAGAAAGCATGCAGTCGGAAGATACCGGACCCATCTTTCCTTCAGAAGTAAGCGAGATGGATGATACGCCATTCTAG
- a CDS encoding biotin attachment protein: MLNIKNLLHELKEAPYEEISVKAPHCGIVETIIQETGTRVHGVSGTWKENPGTLLGTINREHNKKPIYAPQNGMIVEIADVHNAFVEAGTPIFRIRHFLTKDEVIQRILKQALHLFRAPEKGKYYFSPEIDTKIKAKGCRSVVVRPGDDIFILSRMKRETSIPYQGQEGFIYTIYFEPSKSVNSNEPLIGVCPQQELPSIREVVARIQSEWEEEE, from the coding sequence TTGCTCAATATAAAAAATCTGTTGCATGAACTCAAAGAAGCCCCCTATGAGGAGATATCCGTCAAGGCTCCTCATTGCGGCATCGTGGAGACCATTATCCAGGAAACCGGAACTCGCGTTCACGGAGTTTCAGGGACATGGAAAGAAAACCCAGGCACCCTGCTGGGGACCATCAATCGGGAACACAACAAGAAACCCATTTATGCGCCCCAAAATGGAATGATCGTTGAGATTGCCGATGTTCACAATGCGTTTGTGGAAGCAGGAACCCCCATCTTCCGCATCCGCCATTTTCTGACCAAGGATGAGGTCATCCAGCGCATTCTCAAACAAGCCCTGCACCTCTTTCGGGCCCCGGAAAAGGGAAAATATTATTTCAGCCCTGAAATAGACACCAAAATCAAGGCCAAGGGATGTCGGTCGGTTGTTGTTCGACCAGGCGATGACATTTTCATTCTTTCACGCATGAAACGTGAAACCAGCATCCCCTATCAGGGGCAGGAAGGCTTTATCTATACCATTTATTTCGAGCCAAGCAAAAGTGTGAACAGCAACGAACCCCTCATCGGAGTTTGTCCCCAACAAGAACTTCCCTCGATTCGCGAAGTTGTGGCTCGCATCCAGAGCGAATGGGAAGAGGAGGAATAA
- a CDS encoding carboxyl transferase domain-containing protein encodes MDIEKQLHELQERLTYIKDVFGSKENENIRLLDSKLTEFMHKQHDLASKDAIRHFRSLEDLFTFLEKKLEYQLTPMDKVRIVRHPQRICLKDILENVYDNYTEIGGQDECSIDPSMLIARAYITRRRGKKIYHQPVMVIGQEKGHGQEFRNGGSVKPWGNAKALHYMKVAETEGIPIHTFIFTPGAYPLEDYPGAAQQIAKNLYEMAGIRVPIISVISEGGSGGAEAIGLADTRLMLSHGYYSVISPEGAAAIEGRLRAGKRATQGLIEKCASQLKITATDNLALGTIDGIIKEPDLGARPNHFNFFKELRRQIIRSTDELVLDVRGMKLLRSLALRKLESDDVYVRWGLTSRAKDRLIWRRYKKYRKMTQKAFKDKRSVWRKGYDGIYDFGWGIYSFFRYDFFAKHQRKVSRLAEDVQAELQVLVDRSEKYWRKRLKDKLPFIHRKDKEIKEELTTLSSWEARPGNTGNGWAYVSPQAKRDRTITCPNSSQHGCLDQWAPDLFDENAGVCAFCGHHFPMEYEWYLYNVFDPGSIFKFNQQLEAGNPLHYEGLDLKLEEAKKKTGQKSGCMTFETRIKGITLNVAMFMATFRGGSVGAAEGEKFIRAIELARKRHLPFLAYVHGTAGIRIQEGTNGVIQMPRCTMAVRRYLESGGLYIVLYDNNSYAGPVASFLGCSPYQFAVRSSNIGFAGPGVIKETTGLDIPPDYHKAYKALSRGHIQGIWDRREIRSNLHQALLTMGGRNLYYR; translated from the coding sequence ATGGATATAGAAAAGCAATTGCATGAACTCCAGGAACGGCTGACATATATCAAGGATGTCTTCGGTTCCAAAGAGAATGAAAACATACGGCTCTTGGACTCCAAACTAACGGAATTCATGCATAAACAGCATGATCTGGCTTCCAAGGATGCCATCAGGCATTTCCGGTCGCTGGAAGACCTCTTCACGTTTCTGGAAAAAAAGCTTGAATATCAACTAACCCCCATGGACAAGGTCCGCATTGTCCGCCATCCGCAACGCATCTGCCTCAAGGACATCCTGGAAAACGTTTATGACAATTATACCGAAATCGGCGGTCAGGATGAGTGCAGTATAGATCCCAGCATGCTGATTGCCAGGGCCTACATCACTCGGCGGCGAGGGAAAAAAATCTATCACCAGCCTGTCATGGTCATTGGTCAGGAAAAGGGACACGGGCAGGAATTTCGCAATGGCGGCTCGGTCAAGCCGTGGGGAAACGCCAAGGCCCTTCATTACATGAAGGTTGCCGAAACCGAAGGCATCCCCATCCATACGTTCATCTTCACTCCAGGGGCCTACCCTCTTGAAGACTACCCGGGTGCGGCCCAGCAAATTGCCAAGAACCTTTATGAAATGGCCGGGATACGCGTACCAATTATCTCCGTCATATCAGAGGGAGGATCGGGTGGAGCCGAAGCCATAGGCCTGGCTGACACCCGCCTCATGCTTTCCCACGGGTATTATTCTGTCATCTCTCCCGAAGGAGCTGCTGCCATTGAGGGAAGACTGCGTGCGGGAAAACGAGCCACGCAAGGGTTGATTGAAAAATGCGCCAGCCAACTCAAAATCACGGCAACCGACAATCTCGCCCTAGGTACCATAGATGGGATCATCAAGGAACCTGATCTTGGGGCAAGACCAAATCATTTTAATTTTTTCAAGGAGTTGCGTCGCCAGATTATCCGTAGCACCGATGAACTCGTCCTTGACGTCAGGGGCATGAAGCTGTTGCGCAGTCTGGCTCTGCGAAAATTAGAAAGCGATGACGTTTATGTCCGCTGGGGATTAACGTCCAGGGCCAAAGATCGTCTGATATGGAGACGATACAAGAAATACCGTAAAATGACCCAAAAGGCCTTCAAGGACAAGCGGTCGGTCTGGCGCAAGGGGTACGATGGTATTTACGACTTTGGATGGGGTATCTATTCATTTTTCCGCTATGATTTCTTTGCCAAGCATCAACGAAAAGTGTCCCGGCTGGCTGAAGATGTCCAGGCCGAACTCCAGGTGCTTGTTGATCGGTCGGAAAAATACTGGCGCAAACGCCTCAAGGACAAACTTCCATTTATTCATCGCAAGGACAAGGAAATCAAGGAAGAACTGACCACATTGTCCTCATGGGAAGCACGGCCCGGCAATACCGGCAACGGGTGGGCCTATGTCAGCCCCCAGGCCAAGCGGGACCGGACCATAACCTGTCCCAACAGCTCGCAGCATGGCTGTCTGGATCAATGGGCACCGGATCTGTTTGATGAAAATGCCGGCGTTTGCGCTTTTTGCGGCCATCACTTTCCCATGGAATATGAATGGTATCTGTACAACGTGTTTGATCCAGGCTCCATCTTCAAATTCAATCAGCAACTTGAAGCCGGCAACCCCTTGCATTACGAGGGACTTGACCTCAAACTGGAAGAGGCCAAAAAAAAGACCGGCCAAAAAAGCGGATGCATGACCTTTGAAACCCGCATCAAGGGGATTACCTTGAATGTGGCCATGTTCATGGCCACATTCAGAGGCGGCAGCGTGGGCGCTGCCGAAGGGGAAAAGTTCATCCGAGCCATTGAATTGGCTCGCAAGCGCCATCTGCCCTTTCTTGCCTATGTACATGGCACGGCTGGCATCCGCATTCAGGAAGGCACCAACGGCGTCATCCAGATGCCCCGGTGTACCATGGCCGTGCGCAGATATCTGGAATCCGGTGGGCTGTACATTGTTCTTTATGACAACAACTCATATGCTGGCCCTGTTGCGAGTTTTCTGGGATGCTCTCCCTATCAGTTCGCGGTTCGATCATCCAACATAGGATTTGCCGGTCCCGGAGTCATCAAGGAAACAACAGGCCTGGACATCCCCCCGGACTATCACAAAGCCTACAAGGCCCTCTCTCGGGGGCATATCCAGGGTATCTGGGATCGCAGAGAAATCCGCAGCAATCTTCACCAGGCCCTGCTGACCATGGGTGGACGCAATCTTTACTACCGGTAG
- a CDS encoding ATP-binding protein, which translates to MIRKKHKILIANRGEIAVRIIQACVKLGLDFVCVHTEVDKHSRHCSLARELGKGKSLYAISSYLDANEMFAVADASGATAIHPGYGFFAEDYRFARRAVQRKRKLVFIGPSWQVIRELGDKINTKRLARRLGIPTVPGSDRPMHDEIEAEELAKNLFAFQKEQGIANPVVLVKASAGGGGMGIEEVDDFDKFRTVLRSIRNYAKRQFRDDGVLIEQRIFDFNHLEVQIVADRSGKHIVHYGTRNCSIQSTGRQKRLEVAPGFTPQQISYAFDAQKVMADITEYSLRMAREVGYDNVGTWEWIVSPTGEPFLMEVNTRIQVENGVSAAIARRRNVKKVDIIAEQIRLGLGEPLGYTQKDVSFEGVGIEYRIIAEDPHNGFAPWVGTIEKFAWEQKLWADVYTHVPLHTTYEIPTEYDPNLALAIIWGADLEQAKQRGITFLEQLQLEGRNASGEPLRSNVEYLKEMTANILLF; encoded by the coding sequence GTGATACGCAAAAAACATAAAATACTCATCGCCAATCGAGGTGAAATCGCTGTGCGCATCATCCAGGCATGTGTCAAGCTCGGCCTGGATTTTGTCTGCGTGCATACCGAGGTCGACAAACACTCACGTCATTGCAGTCTGGCCCGGGAATTGGGCAAGGGAAAAAGCCTTTATGCCATCAGTTCCTATCTGGATGCCAATGAAATGTTTGCCGTGGCCGATGCCTCCGGAGCTACGGCCATTCACCCCGGTTACGGTTTTTTTGCCGAGGATTACAGGTTTGCCAGACGCGCGGTCCAGCGCAAAAGAAAACTCGTTTTTATCGGCCCCTCATGGCAGGTCATCCGCGAGCTGGGAGACAAGATCAACACCAAGCGACTGGCGCGCCGGCTGGGTATCCCCACGGTTCCGGGATCAGATCGTCCCATGCACGACGAGATTGAGGCCGAAGAACTGGCCAAAAACCTCTTTGCCTTCCAAAAAGAACAGGGCATTGCCAATCCCGTTGTTCTGGTCAAGGCATCGGCTGGCGGCGGCGGTATGGGCATTGAGGAAGTTGATGACTTCGACAAATTCAGAACCGTGCTCCGTTCGATCAGAAACTACGCCAAACGCCAGTTCCGGGATGACGGCGTACTCATTGAACAACGCATCTTTGATTTCAACCATCTCGAGGTCCAGATCGTGGCGGACCGAAGTGGCAAGCACATTGTGCACTACGGCACCCGCAATTGCTCTATCCAGAGCACAGGACGCCAAAAACGTCTCGAAGTTGCACCGGGATTTACGCCACAGCAGATTTCGTACGCATTTGACGCCCAAAAAGTCATGGCCGACATCACGGAATATTCATTGCGCATGGCCCGTGAAGTCGGCTATGATAATGTGGGAACCTGGGAGTGGATTGTCAGCCCCACGGGAGAACCATTCCTCATGGAGGTCAACACGAGAATCCAGGTTGAAAACGGGGTTTCAGCGGCCATTGCCCGGCGTCGCAATGTCAAGAAAGTGGACATCATAGCTGAACAGATCCGGCTTGGGCTGGGCGAACCCCTCGGGTACACCCAAAAGGATGTTTCTTTTGAAGGCGTGGGGATCGAGTACCGCATTATTGCCGAAGACCCGCACAACGGATTTGCGCCTTGGGTCGGGACCATTGAAAAATTTGCGTGGGAACAAAAACTGTGGGCGGACGTATACACCCATGTCCCCCTGCATACCACCTATGAAATACCGACGGAATACGATCCCAATCTCGCCCTGGCGATCATTTGGGGAGCCGACCTGGAACAAGCCAAACAACGCGGCATAACCTTTCTTGAACAATTGCAGCTTGAAGGGCGCAATGCTTCGGGAGAACCCCTGCGCTCCAACGTGGAATATCTCAAGGAAATGACCGCGAACATTCTCCTGTTTTGA